One window of the Lemur catta isolate mLemCat1 chromosome 6, mLemCat1.pri, whole genome shotgun sequence genome contains the following:
- the DCTN2 gene encoding dynactin subunit 2 isoform X1 has protein sequence MADPKYADLPGIARNEPDVYETNDLPEDDQAEFDAELEELTSTSVEHIIVNPNAAYDKFKDKRVGTKGLDFSDRIGKTKRTGYESGEYEMLGEGLGVKETPQQKYQRLLHEVQELTIEVEKIKTTVKESATEEKLTPVVLAKQLAALKQQLVASHLEKLLGPDAAINLTDPDGALAKRLLLQLEATKNSKGVSGGKTTTETPPDSSLVTYELHSRPEQDKFSQAAKVAELEKRLTELEATVRCDQDAQNPLSAGLQGACLMETVELLQAKVSALDLAVLDQVEARLQSVLGKVNEIAKHKASVEDADTQSKVHQLYETIQRWSPIASTLPELVQRLVTIKQLHEQAMQFGQLLTHLDTTQQMIANSLKDNTTLLTQVQTTMRENLATVEGNFASIDERMKKLGK, from the exons ATGGCGGACCCTAAATACGCCGACCTTCCCGGCATT GCCAGAAACGAGCCAGATGTTTATGAAACCAACGACTTACCTGAGGATGATCAAGCGGAGTTTGATGCG GAGCTG GAGGAACTGACGAGCACAAGTGTGGAGCACATCATTGTCAATCCCAATGCTGCCTATGACAAGTTCAAAGATAAGAGAGTGGGGACTAAGGGACTTG ATTTCTCAGATCGTATTGGAAAGACCAAGAGGACAGGATACGAATCTGGAGAATATGAGATG CTTGGAGAGGGCCTGGGAGTGAAGGAGACACCCCAGCAAAAGTACCAGCGACTACTGCATGAGGTCCAAGAGCTGACAATTGAAGTTGAGAAAATCAAG ACAACAGTGAAGGAGTCAGCCACTGAGGAGAAGCTGACCCCTGTGGTGCTGGCTAAACAGCTGGCAGCCCTGAAGCAGCAGCTGGTTGCCTCCCACCTGGAGAAGCTGCTGGGACCAGATGCTGCAATCAACCTTACTGACCCTGATGGAGCTCTGGCTAA GCGCCTACTGCTACAGCTAGAAGCAACAAAGAACAGCAAAGGGGTTTCAGGGGGGAAAACCACCACTGAGACCCCTCCAGACAGCAGCCTTGTCACATACGAACTACATTCTCGGCCTGAGCAGGACAAATTCTCTCAAGCTGCCAAA GTTGCAGAACTTGAGAAGCGCCTGACAGAGCTGGAGGCAACTGTACGCTGTGATCAGGATGCTCAG AATCCCCTTTCTGCAGGTCTACAGGGAGCCTGTCTTATG GAGACCGTAGAGCTGTTGCAGGCAAAGGTGAGCGCCCTGGACCTTGCAGTTTTGGACCAAGTGGAGGCTCGGCTACAG AGTGTCCTGGGAAAGGTGAATGAGATTGCCAAGCATAAAGCCTCTGTAGAGGATGCGGATACGCAAAGCAAG GTGCACCAGCTATATGAAACCATACAACGCTGGAGCCCCATCGCCTCCACACTTCCTGAGCTGGTGCAGAGACTTGTCACCATCAAGCAGCTGCATGAGCAAG cCATGCAATTTGGTCAGCTCCTGACACACTTGGATACCACCCAGCAGATGATTGCTAATTCCCTTAAGGATAATACCACCCTCTTGACCCAG GTGCAGACAACCATGCGTGAAAACCTGGCCACAGTTGAAGGGAACTTCGCCAGCATTGATGAACGGATGAAGAAGCTGGGAAAGTGA
- the DCTN2 gene encoding dynactin subunit 2 isoform X2, whose translation MADPKYADLPGIARNEPDVYETNDLPEDDQAEFDAEELTSTSVEHIIVNPNAAYDKFKDKRVGTKGLDFSDRIGKTKRTGYESGEYEMLGEGLGVKETPQQKYQRLLHEVQELTIEVEKIKTTVKESATEEKLTPVVLAKQLAALKQQLVASHLEKLLGPDAAINLTDPDGALAKRLLLQLEATKNSKGVSGGKTTTETPPDSSLVTYELHSRPEQDKFSQAAKVAELEKRLTELEATVRCDQDAQNPLSAGLQGACLMETVELLQAKVSALDLAVLDQVEARLQSVLGKVNEIAKHKASVEDADTQSKVHQLYETIQRWSPIASTLPELVQRLVTIKQLHEQAMQFGQLLTHLDTTQQMIANSLKDNTTLLTQVQTTMRENLATVEGNFASIDERMKKLGK comes from the exons ATGGCGGACCCTAAATACGCCGACCTTCCCGGCATT GCCAGAAACGAGCCAGATGTTTATGAAACCAACGACTTACCTGAGGATGATCAAGCGGAGTTTGATGCG GAGGAACTGACGAGCACAAGTGTGGAGCACATCATTGTCAATCCCAATGCTGCCTATGACAAGTTCAAAGATAAGAGAGTGGGGACTAAGGGACTTG ATTTCTCAGATCGTATTGGAAAGACCAAGAGGACAGGATACGAATCTGGAGAATATGAGATG CTTGGAGAGGGCCTGGGAGTGAAGGAGACACCCCAGCAAAAGTACCAGCGACTACTGCATGAGGTCCAAGAGCTGACAATTGAAGTTGAGAAAATCAAG ACAACAGTGAAGGAGTCAGCCACTGAGGAGAAGCTGACCCCTGTGGTGCTGGCTAAACAGCTGGCAGCCCTGAAGCAGCAGCTGGTTGCCTCCCACCTGGAGAAGCTGCTGGGACCAGATGCTGCAATCAACCTTACTGACCCTGATGGAGCTCTGGCTAA GCGCCTACTGCTACAGCTAGAAGCAACAAAGAACAGCAAAGGGGTTTCAGGGGGGAAAACCACCACTGAGACCCCTCCAGACAGCAGCCTTGTCACATACGAACTACATTCTCGGCCTGAGCAGGACAAATTCTCTCAAGCTGCCAAA GTTGCAGAACTTGAGAAGCGCCTGACAGAGCTGGAGGCAACTGTACGCTGTGATCAGGATGCTCAG AATCCCCTTTCTGCAGGTCTACAGGGAGCCTGTCTTATG GAGACCGTAGAGCTGTTGCAGGCAAAGGTGAGCGCCCTGGACCTTGCAGTTTTGGACCAAGTGGAGGCTCGGCTACAG AGTGTCCTGGGAAAGGTGAATGAGATTGCCAAGCATAAAGCCTCTGTAGAGGATGCGGATACGCAAAGCAAG GTGCACCAGCTATATGAAACCATACAACGCTGGAGCCCCATCGCCTCCACACTTCCTGAGCTGGTGCAGAGACTTGTCACCATCAAGCAGCTGCATGAGCAAG cCATGCAATTTGGTCAGCTCCTGACACACTTGGATACCACCCAGCAGATGATTGCTAATTCCCTTAAGGATAATACCACCCTCTTGACCCAG GTGCAGACAACCATGCGTGAAAACCTGGCCACAGTTGAAGGGAACTTCGCCAGCATTGATGAACGGATGAAGAAGCTGGGAAAGTGA